GACGAGTTCATCAGGACCGTGAAGCTCCTTACGCCCTCCTTCGGCGGCATTAATCTCGAGGATATAGAGAATCCCAAATGTTTCTATATTCTTGACCGGTTACGCGCTGAGGCCACCATTCCCGTCTGGCATGACGACCAGCAGGGTACCGCCGCGGTCACGCTCGCGGGGCTCATTAATGCCTTACAGATAGTGAATAAGAAGATTGAGGATGCACGCATCACCATGATAGGCGTGGGCGCCGCCAATGTGTGCATCACGAAAATGATCATCAAAGCGGGGGCAGATCCGCGAAAATTTGTGGTTGTAGACAGCAAGGGCATCCTCAACAGAAAGCGGGATGACATCAAACCCGGCCAGAAAGAAAAGCTTGAGTTCTGCCTTACCACAAATGGTGAGAACAGGGACGGAGGGATTGAAGAGGCCATGAAGGGACAGGACGTGGTAATCGCCCTTTCCAAACCGGGCCCGGACGTGATACGGAAGGAATGGATTTCCGCCATGGCCGATAATGCGATAGTCTTTGCCTGCGCAAACCCTGTTCCGGAGATTTGGCCCTGGGAGGCCAAAGAGGCCGGCGCACGGATCGTCGCCACCGGCAGAAGTGATTTCCCCAATCAGGTCAATAATTCGGTAGGTTTTCCCGCCATATTCAGGGGGGCCCTCGATGTTATGGCGAAGACCATTACGGACGAAATGTGCATAGCCGCTGCGCAGGAATTGGCACAATGTGCCCGTGATAGGGGTTTACGCGACGATTATCTGCTGCCCACTATGGATGACTGGGAGGTTTTCCCGAGAGAGGCAGTGGCAGTCGCCAAGATGGCGATGACTCAGGGCGTGGCCCGGCTCCAATTAAGCGAGCAGGAGCTTTTCCGCATGGCTGAGTTCAAGATCCGAAGGGCGCGTGATGAAGTATCCCTGCTCATGGAAAAAGAGATCATAGCTCCCTATCACGAAAAATAGTGCGGGATCGTTCAGTTCCCGGACGGATTTAGAGCCTGATATTTTATTGCAGAGAAAAAGGGCGGGATAGACAGGTATGAGAGAAATCCATGTGGATGAGATCAAGGCTGCGATCGAAAGCCTTTTTGTAGATGCTAACCGACACCTGTCGGAGGAGATGAAGATCGCCCTCACCCGTGCGATAGAGGAGGAGGAATCTCCCGCAGGGAAAGAAGTGTTGAGAGAACTGATAAAGAACGCCGACATCGCCGGGGAAGAGTCCATACCTGTGTGCCAGGACACCGGGCTGGGCGTCACCTTTCTCGAGATCGGACAGGAGGTTCACTTTTATGGAGGTTCTCTCGAAGACGCAGTTACCGACGGGGTAAGGCGTGCCTACAGAGAAGGCTTCTTGAGAAAATCCTGCTGTGATCCTTTTTCGAGAAAAAATACGGGCGATAATACGCCGGCCATTCTCCATATGAAAATTGTGCCGGGGGACCGGGTGAAGGTGAGCGTACTCCCCAAGGGAGGGGGAAGCGAGAACTACAGTGAAGTCCGGATGCTTGTGCCCTCGGAAGGCAGAGAAGGCATCAAATCCTTCGTGCTCGAGATGGTGAGGAAAGGCGGCGCCAATCCATGTCCGCCGATAACGGTAGGTGTGGGGATAGGCGGAAATTTCGAGACCAGTGCGCTTCTCTCGAAGGAAGCGCTCATGGAACCCTATGGCACAAGAAATGAAGATGGCCAGGTGGCCGCACTCGAAACAGATCTTTTAAACGAAATAAACAAGACGGGAATCGGACCGCAAGGGTATGGAGGGAGAATAACTGCTCTCGACGTCCATATTAGAGTCATGCCCTGCCATATCGCGTCCCTTCCTGTAGCGGTAAATATCCAGTGCCACGCTCACAGGCTGAAAAGGATGATTATATAATAATATAGTCACAGGGGTATACGGCACGGTCGCGAGGGTAAAAGTGGAGATAAGGCGGATTCAGACCCCTTTGGATAACAGGGTGGTAGAAATGCTCAATGCGGGGGATAAAATCCTCCTCAGCGGTTTCATCTATACCGCAAGAGACGCCGCCCATAAGCGCTTCGTGGAAAGCCTCGAGGCGGGAGATAATCTCCCCTTTTCTATTAAAGGGGAGATTATCTATTACTGTGGTCCTTCGCCGGCTTCTCCCGGAAAAATCATCGGCGCATGCGGCCCGACCACGAGCTCCCGAATGGATGCATACACTCCGGCCCTCCTTTCCCTGGGCCTCAGGGGAATGATCGGGAAGGGAAAACGGTCGGCCGCAGTAAGAGAAGCAATGCAGCAGTATAGGGCAGTATATCTCGGCGCCACCGGAGGGGCCGGGGCGCTCCTCTCGAAATGCGTAACCTCTTTCGAAACAATAGCATATGAAGATCTGGGACCCGAGGCAGTGGTGCGACTGGGTGTAAAGGATATGCCTTTGTTTGTGATCAACGACATTTACGGGAATGATTTGTATGAGGCGGGCATTACGCAGTATCGAAAGTAATCACGCCCGTACCATATAATATATACACAAGGGGTTATCATGGGAGAGATTCGCGTCGGAATCGTCGGTGTAGGCAATTGCGCCAGTTCCCTGGTCCAGGGCCTTAGTTACTATTCAAGGAAGATCGGTCCTCCCATAGGTCTCATGCATGAAGAGATCTGCGGGTATGAACCCAAGGACATCACGGTTGCGGCCGCTTTTGACATCGATCGCCGAAAGGTAGGCAAACCGCTTCGGGAGGCTATATTCTCTGCCCCCAACTGCACCAAAACTATTGATCCGAACCTTCTCCTTCCGGATGTGACGGTCTCGATGGGGACTTTGCTCGACGGTGTCTCTCCTCATATGAAAGAGTACGCTGAAAGCAGGACCTTCCTTCCTTCGGACGAGGCGTCCGCGGATGTGGTTGCCACCCTCAGGCAGAGCGGGGTCGAGATACTGATCAATTACCTTCCCGTGGGGTCGGAGGAGGCTGCCAGATTCTACGCCCGTGCCTGTCTCGAGGCGGGGGTAAGCCTTATCAACTGCATCCCCGTATTCATCGCCTCCGATCCCCATTGGGCGAACATGTTCATGGAGAGAGGGATCCCTCTCATCGGCGACGACGTAAAGTCCCAGATAGGCGCGACTATCATCCACAGGACCCTTGCAAAATTATTTAACGACCGGGGAGTAAAAATCGACCGGACATACCAGCTGAACACAGGAGGAAATACCGATTTCCTCAATATGTTGAACAGGGAGCGGCTTGCGTCAAAGAAGATTTCAAAGACCGAGGCCGTACAGTCCGCCCTCGATATACCCATGCTTCCCGATAACATTCATATCGGTCCGTCCGATTATGTGCCATGGCAACAGGATAATAAGGTCTGCTTTATGAGGATCGAAGGGAGAATTTTCGGCGATATCCCGATAAATCTCGAAATGAGGCTATCCGTGGAGGATTCGCCTAACAGCGCGGGCTGCATCATCGATGCGATCAGATGCTGTAAGATCGCAAGAGACCGGGGAATAGGGGGCGTGCTTCAATCCATCTCCGCCTATACCATGAAACACCCCATGAGACAATATCCAGATGATATTGCACGCGAAATGGTGGAGGAGTTCATAAGAGGGGAGAGAGAAAGATAGGAATTCCCCGTGATCAGCTCAAAAATAGGCCACTCCCTGGACCCGTTCATTTTGAAGGTATATCGCGTCCTTCCCATGGGAAAGACCATAAGCCCTAATGCTCTTACCCTCCTGGGCGCAGTCGTCGCTTTTGCCGCGGCCCTGGTCATATTATTCGGCCGTCCGGTCCTCGGAGCTTTCGTGCTGGCCTTTTCAGGCTTACTCGATCTCATGGATGGAGCTCTGGCGAGAAGCACGGACCGCATCACCCCTTTCGGCGGCTTTCTCGATTCAGTATTGGACCGGTATTCAGACCTCCTGATCATGGGCGCCATACTTATCCGTTTCGCGGCAGAGGGGAACATGTTCGATGTAATCGCCACGTGTATCGCGGCCATAGGAGTAGCCCTTATCCCTTATGTAAAGGCTCGGGCGGACGCAGCGGGACTTCCCTCGAACACAGGACTTCTCGAAAGACCTGAAAGAATTATTATTCTATTGTGCGGCTTGTGTTTCGGACTTCTTCATTACGCGATCCTGGTCCTTGCAGTCCTGACTCATGTCACGGTACTGCAAAGGATCATCCACGCAAAAAGTCCGTCACTGGGTTGAGGGACGTTCAGACGCGCGCGAGATTGAAGATCTCTTCTTTGAGGACGTCCTTGGCCATCTCTTTCGGTATGCCCGTTTTCACGATCTTTCCCTTTGCAAAAAGGACGGCTTTAGTCTTTCCGAAGGCCACACCCAAATCGGCCTCTTTCGCTTCACCCGGTCCATTCACCTCGCACCCCATAAGGGCTACATCGAGGTAGATGCCGATATGGGCGACTTCCTTTTCGAATTCCTCCACGATCTCCGGAAGGTTTGTCTTGCACCGGCCGCAGGTGGGGCAGGATATGATATTGATTCCCGTCTTTCGCAGCCCCATGTCCCGAAGGATATGGTATCCGGCAATCACTTCATATGAGGGATTTCCGGTCAACGATACCCGTATGGTATCTCCGATGCCCTCGTTAAGTAATATCCCTATGCCGATGGCCGATTTAATGACGCCTGAAAAAACGGGTCCCGCCTCGGTAATCCCTACATGAAGGGGATAATCGGACACTTTTGAAAATCTTTTATATGCCTCGATACTGTCAAAGATATTGGAAGCCTTGAGGGAGACCTTCAACTCGGTCCAACCCGCGTCTTCGAAGAGCTTTGTGTAATAGAGGGCGCTCTCAACCATGGCCTTCGCGTCCGGGCGCCCCTGGTTGCCCCGGATGAGTCTTTTCTCCATTGAGCCTATGTTGATACCGATTCGCACCGGTGTTGCCGTTTCTTTGGCGAGTGCCGCAATCTCTTTTACTTTTCTCACGTTATTGATGGTGCCCGGATTTATCCTTATTCCGTCAATACCGGTCTCCATCGCCTTCAGGGCTATTTTATGATTAAAATGGATATCTCCGATAATCGGGACATCTGCTTCCTGTCTTAAAAAAGGAAGAATCCTGCACGTCTCCACCTCCGGCAGGGCAATTCTCACGATCTCACAGCCGGCCTTCTTCAATTCCCTCGCCTGATGGAGGGTCTCCTGATAATTCTCGGGATCGGTCTTAAGCATGGACTGGACGACGATGGGGTTATTGCCCCCTACCGCCACATTTCCAACCTTTATCGTTTTGGTTTTTTTTCGTTTTATCATGTGTTGAAGGAACCTCGTTGTGTCAAATGGGAAACCGGCCGGAGCGTCACAAGTGTTGAAATCAGTTCATTTATACATTCTTTGAAAAACCTTGTCAACGGATGTTTTAAAAGATTTGCAATTTAGGCCGGATAGAGATGACTTTTTAATCAGGTTCTCTCTAATTTTCAACGTCTCACCTCGTTAAGTCAGGCATCGGAGATGGAGTAAAAGAGAAGGGGATTATATGGATTTGATTCTCCGCTTCAGATGTTTTGCCTCTTTCGGCGAGACAGGGAGATCGCGAAAATAGAAGGCTTGGAATTCCTTTACGAATTCCGAAGCGAGCTGCCCGATCCTTCGGTCTCCGATAGTGGAAATGAACTCTTCCAGCCCCTGAGATTCTTTCTTATGGTACCCCGATCTCTCCATTTTTCTTACGAAGGCAATGAGAAGCTTCTCCTCCCGGGACCTTCGTCTCAGGCGCACGTTCCGGAGGAAGACGCAAGCCGTACATCCAAATAAGATGAAACCCGTATATTCGGCCCATTTCTTCCATTCAATTACAGGGGCTCCGGTAGTACGGGATATCCTGAAGGCGCCTCTCATGGCCCTGGCAAGGGAAAGCTGCTTTTCGAGATTATAGTTTATGACAAAGGCATACCAGTAATAGTTCAAGGTGTCGAAAAAAAGACCTGCCCTCATGAACAGATGTTCCTTTTCGGAGGAAGGAAACTGTCCAATCCCGGCCGGCGTGGGATCTATGCGAAGCCATCCTTTTCCCTTCAGGTGGGCCTCAACCCAGACGTGGGCGTTCTTTTCCGGCACCAGATAATATCCGCCCATACTATTATATTGGCCGCCCTTATATCCACCCACTATTCGGGAAGGGATATCGAGAAGCCTTAATATAATTGCATAGGAAGACGCAAAATATTCGCAGTTGCCATATTTTGTCTGAAAGAGAAAAGTCGAAACAGGCTCTGCAGTAACCGGCAGATTTTCGAGGGAATAGCGGAAGGTCCCGTCATTCAGGTATCGATAGACCGACCGGATCCGCTCCATATCAGTCTTCCCGTCCCCCAGCCTCTTTGCGAGCCGAAGAAGAGGGCCTGGCATATTATCCGGCACCTGAAGGTATCTGCTCATATCCGTCCCTCGCTCAGGAAACCATTCCGACAAGGTCGAGCGCGCCATATACCTGGTTCTTCCGGAGAGGATGGCGGGAGAGACAAAGGAGCCGTCATCCACCTGGCTCGCGTTCTTCATCGCCACAAAGTCCGGCTTGTCCAGGGCGATGAGATATCTTGTCTCCCTGGGCTCCAGGTAAATAGTCTGGATCACGGATTCCCCTTCCGGCGCGCCGGAAGGCAGGGGGACGGGACGTCCGGAGCTACTCCATCCCCTTCCATCGAATTGGTCGAAGACTATGCCTCTCCAGTAAAGATTGTGTTGTCCGACGGGGCGCATGGTAACTCTGAATGCCACAGCCGAGTCTTCCTGGATGGAGGAGACCGCACCAAGCTGCACATGATCGGAAAAGCCCGTATGAGCCTTTTCCTTTTGGCTGAGGAGATTGAAAAGGGGGTAACTGGTGCGGGGAAGCACGAAAAAGAGGAGGGCGGCCACGGGAATTGCCAGGACAGGAATAAAGAGGGAGTTTCTTACTATCTGCCAATAATCCGACGGGGCAATTCCAGGGTGGGGTCGTGGGCATAATAAGAGAGAAAGACGGACGCCGTAGTGAGGAGAAGGACCAGGAGAGAAAAATTCACGAGAAAGAGGATGCCCGGGGAGAGCAAACCGGAGCCGGCTACCATCAGAAGGGAGATCACATATATCTGCATATAATCCCTTACCTTCCTCTCCTCGAGGAATTTAATGCAAAGCAGCGCCATGAGGGCTTCCACCATCTGGACGACCAGATCATCCACATTGAACCTGTAAACGGCGAAGAGAATCACACAAAAGGAGAGTATGTTGAGGATCCATCGGCTCAGGCCGGGCTTCCTGGAGAAGGCCCTATAGGCGGATAACACCAAAAGACCGGCACACGTGCAGGCAAAGAGAAGCTCCACTTCTCTCATTACCGAGGAATAGGCAAGTATGCCGATGAGATAGGTGAAACAATTCGTCCCGGCCGCGATTCCTATCGGCGCCCCCGGGACCCGGCATACGGCCCGTTCACCTATCATGGAGACTCCGAGGAGAGGGGACCCCGCCCGGGTAGAGGGCAAGCTCCCTTAGCATGTCGATTCTGCGGGAGGAGGAGAGGGAAGGTTCGAACAATTTACCTTTTATCTTGAGCCCTACGGGAACCCCTTGTCTGAATAGGTGTGAGAGGAGGTAGGATACGCGCGAAATCTTTTCTTCCACCTCTTCAACCTCCACGACATCAAAATCGATAATGAGCGGGATCGATAAAGGGGCGGAAAACTCCCGGGTCTTGAGAATTCCCGTCTTGGCCGTGGCTTTCCAGTTAATGTATTTAAGGGGATCTCCCGTCACATAATCCCTTATTGCGACCATTTCGGACTCGTAACCGGTTTTAAGGGAAGGGGTTTCTCCCTTCACATTTCTCGCTCCTTTACTTCCGGCGGCAAAGGCCCCCTTTTTAAGCCTTGGAAAAACGAGCAGCTTCGCCTCCGGAAAAGCCCTTGTGAACCGCGTAAAGAAATTGAAAGGAAATATGGAAGAGGCATATACGTTGCCGATGAGATGGTTTCCCCTTTCCTCGAAAGAGATACTCATGTGGCGTACCGCTTCGGACCGGCTCTCCACAAAAGGGAAAGCAGTTCCTGGCCTGCTATATGTACCTTGGTCAGAAAAGCGGGGAAAAAAGAGCGATCATTTTTTAGAGTAACCCTGAGCGGAAAAGAGGTATGGGCAAAGACCTCTTCCGGCGTGTCCACCTTCACCGAAAGGTGCGAGATATTCGCCTTTCCGAAAAATCCGGAGATCGCCATGAGGGCAAGCAAGGCCGAGACGGTAAGATACATGAGGTTATTGCCCGTATTTACCGCGGATACGCCTATCAAAATGGTGAGGCCGATATAAATGAAGCCTGCTTTTGTAATTTTGATCAGGCCGGGGTGGGTATCTGCTCTATTATGGATGTAATAATCTCCCTTTTATCAACACTTTCGTATTCATCGCCGAACAAGACCCGGTGAGGTATGGTATACCCGGCCAATTCTTTGACGTCCTCGGATATGACGAAATCTCTCCCTTTGAAATAGGCGTTCGTTTTTGCGGTAGTGATCATGCTGAGGGCGCCACGGGTCGAAAGGCCTGCCCTCAGGTATTCGCTCCTTCTCGTCGCCTCTATTATGGCGACCGTATAATCGAGTATCTTCTCGGATACATACACTACCTTTGTGATCTTATCCTGGAGGTCCGCGACCTCCTCCCGCTCCATTGCAGGTTCGATGGAATAAATCTCCTCTCTGGTGCTGCCTATTCTCAGTATTTCCTTCTCCGCCTCTTTTGGCGGATATCCTATATTAATTTTCATAGTGAAGCGGTCGAGCTGGGATTCGGGCAGAGGAAAAGCGCCGTACTGCTCCTTGGGATTTTGAGTGGCGACCACAAAGAAGATTTCCGGGAGTCTGTAGGTCCTCCCCTCTATGGTAACCTGCTTTTCTCCCATAGCCTCGAGGAGGGCGCTCTGCGTCTTTGGCGTAGCCCGGTTTATCTCGTCGCAGAGCACGATATTATTGAATACCGGCCCTGCATGGAATTCAAATTCACTTTTATTCTTATTATATATGGACAATCCCGTTATATCGGTGGGCAAGAGGTCGCTCGTGCACTGGATCCTTCCGAAGCTGAGGCCGAGGGACCTTGCAATTCCAATGGCAAGAGTAGTCTTTCCGAGTCCGGGTAAGTCCTCGATAAGGAGGTGACCTTTGGAAAAGAAACAGACGAGGGCAAGGCGGAGCGCCTTCTCCTTCCCCTGAAGGAACCGTGAAAGACCTGAAATTATATGCTCAATTTTACTGCTCTTTGTTTTCATGCGTATCAGGGTCCGGCACCGGAAGGGCGTTGGGGACCACCCGATGAGAATCGCTCATTTGACAAAAGAGGGTATTTTGTATTGAAATATGGCTATGAGTGAACTCCCTTCTTTTCCGCAATTCAAGCCCATCGAACTGGAAGATTATACCATATTTGCCGAGCGGTTACATGCGTACCGGCCCGAAACCTCGGAAATGACCTTCACGAACTTCTTTGTCTGGCGGAACCATTACAATTTCCAATGGTCCCTCTACGAAGAGTGGATTGTGGTCCTGGGCAGGGAGAACGGCGGGGCGACTTA
This Syntrophorhabdaceae bacterium DNA region includes the following protein-coding sequences:
- a CDS encoding transglutaminaseTgpA domain-containing protein, whose product is MIGERAVCRVPGAPIGIAAGTNCFTYLIGILAYSSVMREVELLFACTCAGLLVLSAYRAFSRKPGLSRWILNILSFCVILFAVYRFNVDDLVVQMVEALMALLCIKFLEERKVRDYMQIYVISLLMVAGSGLLSPGILFLVNFSLLVLLLTTASVFLSYYAHDPTLELPRRIIGR
- a CDS encoding NADP-dependent malic enzyme, which codes for MKEPEMTKEQLLAKAEKPSEDALKMHPFYKGKIEIVPKCVIRDIKDFAIWYTPGVAASCMEIYRDPEKVFEHTNRANMVGIVTDGTRVLGLGDIGPLAALPVMEGKALLFKYLGGVDAFPICLDTKDPDEFIRTVKLLTPSFGGINLEDIENPKCFYILDRLRAEATIPVWHDDQQGTAAVTLAGLINALQIVNKKIEDARITMIGVGAANVCITKMIIKAGADPRKFVVVDSKGILNRKRDDIKPGQKEKLEFCLTTNGENRDGGIEEAMKGQDVVIALSKPGPDVIRKEWISAMADNAIVFACANPVPEIWPWEAKEAGARIVATGRSDFPNQVNNSVGFPAIFRGALDVMAKTITDEMCIAAAQELAQCARDRGLRDDYLLPTMDDWEVFPREAVAVAKMAMTQGVARLQLSEQELFRMAEFKIRRARDEVSLLMEKEIIAPYHEK
- a CDS encoding fumarate hydratase produces the protein MREIHVDEIKAAIESLFVDANRHLSEEMKIALTRAIEEEESPAGKEVLRELIKNADIAGEESIPVCQDTGLGVTFLEIGQEVHFYGGSLEDAVTDGVRRAYREGFLRKSCCDPFSRKNTGDNTPAILHMKIVPGDRVKVSVLPKGGGSENYSEVRMLVPSEGREGIKSFVLEMVRKGGANPCPPITVGVGIGGNFETSALLSKEALMEPYGTRNEDGQVAALETDLLNEINKTGIGPQGYGGRITALDVHIRVMPCHIASLPVAVNIQCHAHRLKRMII
- a CDS encoding inositol-3-phosphate synthase, with product MGEIRVGIVGVGNCASSLVQGLSYYSRKIGPPIGLMHEEICGYEPKDITVAAAFDIDRRKVGKPLREAIFSAPNCTKTIDPNLLLPDVTVSMGTLLDGVSPHMKEYAESRTFLPSDEASADVVATLRQSGVEILINYLPVGSEEAARFYARACLEAGVSLINCIPVFIASDPHWANMFMERGIPLIGDDVKSQIGATIIHRTLAKLFNDRGVKIDRTYQLNTGGNTDFLNMLNRERLASKKISKTEAVQSALDIPMLPDNIHIGPSDYVPWQQDNKVCFMRIEGRIFGDIPINLEMRLSVEDSPNSAGCIIDAIRCCKIARDRGIGGVLQSISAYTMKHPMRQYPDDIAREMVEEFIRGERER
- a CDS encoding CDP-alcohol phosphatidyltransferase family protein, producing the protein MISSKIGHSLDPFILKVYRVLPMGKTISPNALTLLGAVVAFAAALVILFGRPVLGAFVLAFSGLLDLMDGALARSTDRITPFGGFLDSVLDRYSDLLIMGAILIRFAAEGNMFDVIATCIAAIGVALIPYVKARADAAGLPSNTGLLERPERIIILLCGLCFGLLHYAILVLAVLTHVTVLQRIIHAKSPSLG
- a CDS encoding MoxR family ATPase, translated to MKTKSSKIEHIISGLSRFLQGKEKALRLALVCFFSKGHLLIEDLPGLGKTTLAIGIARSLGLSFGRIQCTSDLLPTDITGLSIYNKNKSEFEFHAGPVFNNIVLCDEINRATPKTQSALLEAMGEKQVTIEGRTYRLPEIFFVVATQNPKEQYGAFPLPESQLDRFTMKINIGYPPKEAEKEILRIGSTREEIYSIEPAMEREEVADLQDKITKVVYVSEKILDYTVAIIEATRRSEYLRAGLSTRGALSMITTAKTNAYFKGRDFVISEDVKELAGYTIPHRVLFGDEYESVDKREIITSIIEQIPTPA
- a CDS encoding DUF58 domain-containing protein, coding for MSISFEERGNHLIGNVYASSIFPFNFFTRFTRAFPEAKLLVFPRLKKGAFAAGSKGARNVKGETPSLKTGYESEMVAIRDYVTGDPLKYINWKATAKTGILKTREFSAPLSIPLIIDFDVVEVEEVEEKISRVSYLLSHLFRQGVPVGLKIKGKLFEPSLSSSRRIDMLRELALYPGGVPSPRSLHDR
- a CDS encoding transglutaminaseTgpA domain-containing protein; protein product: MAPSDYWQIVRNSLFIPVLAIPVAALLFFVLPRTSYPLFNLLSQKEKAHTGFSDHVQLGAVSSIQEDSAVAFRVTMRPVGQHNLYWRGIVFDQFDGRGWSSSGRPVPLPSGAPEGESVIQTIYLEPRETRYLIALDKPDFVAMKNASQVDDGSFVSPAILSGRTRYMARSTLSEWFPERGTDMSRYLQVPDNMPGPLLRLAKRLGDGKTDMERIRSVYRYLNDGTFRYSLENLPVTAEPVSTFLFQTKYGNCEYFASSYAIILRLLDIPSRIVGGYKGGQYNSMGGYYLVPEKNAHVWVEAHLKGKGWLRIDPTPAGIGQFPSSEKEHLFMRAGLFFDTLNYYWYAFVINYNLEKQLSLARAMRGAFRISRTTGAPVIEWKKWAEYTGFILFGCTACVFLRNVRLRRRSREEKLLIAFVRKMERSGYHKKESQGLEEFISTIGDRRIGQLASEFVKEFQAFYFRDLPVSPKEAKHLKRRIKSI
- the ispG gene encoding flavodoxin-dependent (E)-4-hydroxy-3-methylbut-2-enyl-diphosphate synthase, which codes for MIKRKKTKTIKVGNVAVGGNNPIVVQSMLKTDPENYQETLHQARELKKAGCEIVRIALPEVETCRILPFLRQEADVPIIGDIHFNHKIALKAMETGIDGIRINPGTINNVRKVKEIAALAKETATPVRIGINIGSMEKRLIRGNQGRPDAKAMVESALYYTKLFEDAGWTELKVSLKASNIFDSIEAYKRFSKVSDYPLHVGITEAGPVFSGVIKSAIGIGILLNEGIGDTIRVSLTGNPSYEVIAGYHILRDMGLRKTGINIISCPTCGRCKTNLPEIVEEFEKEVAHIGIYLDVALMGCEVNGPGEAKEADLGVAFGKTKAVLFAKGKIVKTGIPKEMAKDVLKEEIFNLARV
- a CDS encoding Fe-S-containing hydro-lyase; translated protein: MEIRRIQTPLDNRVVEMLNAGDKILLSGFIYTARDAAHKRFVESLEAGDNLPFSIKGEIIYYCGPSPASPGKIIGACGPTTSSRMDAYTPALLSLGLRGMIGKGKRSAAVREAMQQYRAVYLGATGGAGALLSKCVTSFETIAYEDLGPEAVVRLGVKDMPLFVINDIYGNDLYEAGITQYRK